AGGGCGGCATCGTAGAAGTCAAGAAGCGTTTCAGCGATCACTTCACGTTATTCGGGAATTACACCTATAGCAAAGCCTTTGACACGTCCACGGATTACAACTCCGACTACGGGCCGCAGGATCCGACCAACCTCAACGCGGATCGTGCTCTTTCTGAGTTTGATGAGCGGCACAAAGTGGTAATCGCGGGAGTGTTCGACAGCCCCTGGAAACAGAATATCTTGTCGGGTTTCCAATTGGCTCCGATTTTCTCGTACCACAGCGGACATCCTTTCAATCTGCTGGCGGGAGGAGAGGTGAACGGAGACAATCACACCACCAACGAACGTCCCATCGGCGCCCCACGCGACACGGGTCTGGGCCCCAACTATGTCGACTTCGACATGCGTCTGAGCTGGCGGCACAAACTAGGCGAGAAGGCGCAGCTGCAGATCATCGCGGAAGGATTCAACCTAGCAAACCGGACAAATTTTGCCAGCGTAAACAACGAGGTAAGCCCTCTATTCGGCCTCATCCCGGGGTTCACGACATTCAACGTGAGCGGGATTCGACCGGGCACTCCCCTTGCGGGTGGGGGAACAGCGACGCCCAGCACGCCGCTGGCTTTTACGTCAGCATTGCCGAAACGGGAAATACAGTTGGGGCTGCGATTGAGCTTTTGAACACAGGCCGATCTGAAGAAGTGAATTGGAAAGATTTGCATTGGTGACGTTCAGAGAGGAACTTCTATGACGCGAATTACCACGAAACTAGCCAAATGCTTCGGCTTGGCTGCGATGTTGCTGCTTTGCTTTGTAGCCGCCGCGCAAGGGCAGATGATAAAGGGCTCGCTTCCCGACGGAGCGACCTACCTGATCGAAGTACCGAGTCCGTGGAACGGAATTCTGTTTCTTTACAGTCACGGATATGTCCCGCCAGGCTCTCCGAATCCCGCGATGGATGTTGGTGATCCGGGCACTAGAGCGTTCATGCTTGCGAACGGCTTCGCGTTGGCCGGCTCTTCGTATGCACACACCGGCTGGGCGATTCAAGAGGCTTTGCTAGACCAGATTGCAGTGCTTGATATATTCGATGCCTCCGTCGGCCAGCCCACCCGAACGATCGCATGGGGACATTCGCTAGGCGGGATTATCACCGCAGGGCTGATCCAGCAAGACCCGAAACGTTTTGATGGAGCGCTTCCCATGTGCGGAGTGCTCTCTGGTGGCGTTGCCACCTGGAATACGGCGCTAGACGGTGCCTTTGCCTTCAAGACCTTGCTCGCGGCGAATACTGCTCTCCAGGTCGTCAACATTACCCCTCAGAACACGCTTGGAAATCTTGGCCTCGCCGAAGTGCTACTCGCCCAAGCGCAAGCAACTCCGCAGGGCCAAGCGCGGATTGCACTGGGTGCCGCGCTAAGCGACACCCCCGGCTGGTTCACGCCGCTGAGCCCTGAGCCGGCACCTACGGATTTCGCGAGCCGGGAGATGAATCAGTTTTTGTGGTCCCAGCAGGTGGATTTTCCGTTCGCCTTCGCTTTACGCGCCGAACTGGAGGCGCGGGCAGGGGGCAACGTTTCGTGGAACACAGGCGTGGACTACCGGAAACAGTTCTCGCATTCCGTCGACAAAGAAGAAGTAGAAGCCCTGTATCAGGCAGCCGGGCTTGATCTGAATGCGGATCTCGACGCCCTCAACGATGCCAAGCGGATCAGCGCGAATGAAGAGTCGGTTGAATATCTGGAAAACAACATTATCTTCAATGGTCAAATCCACATTCCCGTTCTGACCATGCACACAACTGGGGATGGATTAGTCGTTGTAGAAAACGAACGCGCCTATAAGGATGTTGTCGATGAAGCTGGCAACCGGCATTTCCTGCGGCAAACTTTCGTCCACCGGGCTGGGCACTGTACCTTCACGCCTGCGGAAACTGTGACTGCGGCGAAGAACCTGATCGCCCGCCTCGACACCGGCAAATGGCCTCAACTCGACGACGATCTGCTAAACGCGGAAGCGAGTGCCCTCGGGCCTTTAAACGTAGCTCCCCCCGCATTTGTCGACTTTCATCCTGCTCTCTACCTGCGACCGTTCGATGCTCTCGATGAGTGTCATCAAGATTCGCAAGATGGTGAGTGTCATCGGAGTAAGTTCGAATTTCGAGCGGATGAATAGAGAAGTTTTCTTATATGAACGTGCCGCTCACACCGCTCCGTTTCTTGCGCTACGCGGAACAGCAGTTTCCTAACAAAACTGCTGTCGTTTGCCGAAACGAACGATTTTCCTATTCTCAGTTTGCGGATCGCGCAAGCCGTCTCGCGGGCGCTCTGAGGACGCTGGGTATTGAGTCCGGCGATCGTGTCGCCTTCCTGAGTATTAACTGTCATCGCTTGCTGGAAGCGTATTTTGGAGTGCTGGAGGCTGGGGCTGTGTTGCTGCCATTGAATGTTCGGCTGGCGCCATCAGAAATTGCATTCATCCTGCGGGATGCAAGCCCAAGAGTTCTGTTCTTCGAAAAAGTCTTCCTTCCGCTGGTCGAGTCGTTTCGACGCGAGGTCCCCACACAGAAGTTCATCCTTATGGATGACCCGCCTGCCGCAAGTTGGGCGCTGTCGCAGAGCTATGAAGAACTCATTGCATCCGCTACGCCTCATCGCATAGACATTATGCAGGTGAACGAGGATGCGCTGGCCGAACTTTTCTACACCAGCGGCACCAGCGCTAACTCAAAGGGCGTGATGTTGAGTCACAGAAATGTTTATTTGCACGCACTGAACGGTTGTTTGACGTTTGATCCGACGAGGGAACACGTGCATCTGCACACGATTCCCCTATTTCACGCGAATGGCTGGGGATCAGCCCATGGGATCACATTCATCGGCGGCAAACACGTGATGATTCAGCGGTGGGACTGCGGCGAGCTGTTCCGGTTGATCGAGGAGGAAAGAGTCACGGGACTCGCTCTTGTGCCAACCATTGCCATCGCGCTGGTCAATTCTCCGGAACGTAGTAAATACGATCTCAGCAGTCTTGAGCGCATCACCATCGGCGGCGCGGCCTCTTCACCGACTCTGATCAAAGAAGTAGAAGAAAAACTCGGCTGCACTTGTTATGCGGGATATGGACTGACCGAAACCTCGCCCACGCTATCGGTTGCCTTCACCAAGGCCGGGTGCGACTGGCAAGGCGAAGAGCGTTACCGCGGACAGGCAATGACGGGGTATGCGATTCCCGGAAGTGAACTGCGGGTTGTCGATGCGGACGGCAACGACGTCGCCCCCGATGGACACAGTGTCGGTGAGATCATCGCGCGTGGTGACGGTGTCATGATGGGATATTGGAACCAGCCGGAGGCTACTGCTCAGGTACTTCGTGATGGCTGGCTATATACCGGCGACCTCGCCACCATCGACGAAAACGGATATCTCCTCATCGTCGATCGCAAGAAAGACATCATCATCAGCGGCGGCGAGAACATTTCCTCGCTCGAAATCGAGAAGACGCTCCTGGCCCATCCAGATGTTTACGAGGTTGCCGTGATTCCCGTACCGGACGAGAAATGGGGCGAGACTCCTAAAGCTCTGGTTGTACTGAAACCGCAAGTCAAGACAACGGCGCAGGAGTTGCTTGAGTTCTGTGCGTCGCGGATGGCTCGTTACAAGTGTCCGCGGTCGGTGGAATTTCTGGAAGCTCTGCCCAAAACAGGAACCGGCAAGATACTGAAGCGGCAATTACGTGAGAAGTACTGGGGACAAGGAACCCTTCGTCCTGAGTTGGCGATTCGAAGTTCCTGAGTCTTGACGCATAGAGCATCTCGATTAACTCTGAGGACGCAAAGTCTTATGCGCGATCTTGTTCAGTTCATTACAAGTCATGGCATCGCCACGATCACGATCGACAATCCGCCTGTCAACGCCCTGAGTCCAGCGGTGATCGACGGCCTAAGTCACGCCCTTGAACAGCTTGAGAGAGACTCCGCCATCCAGGCTGCCGTGCTGATCGGCGCAGGCAAGACCTTCATCGCCGGCGCCGACATCAAAGAATTCGGCAAGATGACCGCTGGAGAGTCTCGTGGCCTGGCGCTGCCAGCTCTCTTGAATCGCATTGAAGATTGCTCCACGCCGATTGTGGCCGCCATCCATGGAAGCGCGTTTGGTGGTGGATTGGAGCTGGCTCTTGCCTGTCACTACCGGGTTTCGGCTCCTGGATCCCAGCTCGGGCAACCGGAGGTCAAGCTCGGATTAATTCCTGGCGCAGGTGGCACCCAGCGTCTGCCGAGGCTCATTGGATTGCAGAAAGCCGTCGAGATGTGCGCAGAAGGCAATCCCGTCTCGACTGAGGAAGCGCTGAATCTGGGACTGGTCGATCGCATAATCCCAGGAGACCTGCTCACAGGGGCAACAGTATTTGCGCGTGAAGTGGCGGGCCATCCGGCACCCAAGACTCGCAATCGAAGTGAGTGGCCGCCAACATCAGGAGAGACTGCTGTTCTAATTGCGGCGGCTCGCGAAACGGCGCGCAAAAAGCAGCGCAACTGGATTGCCCCCACTGCTGCAATCGACGCGGTGGAGGCCTCAACTACTCTGCCCTTCGATAAAGGCCTGGAGCTGGAACGAAAACTATTCCAAGACTGCCTGTTTTCCGAGCAATCGAAGTCCCTGATTCATGTCTTCTTTGGCGAACGCGAGGTTGCCAAAATCCCTGATATTCCCAAAGGCACACCAACGATTCCCGTGAACAGCGCAGCCGTCGTCGGAGCCGGCACCATGGGCTCAGGAATCGCGATGGTCTTTGCCAACGCTGGCATTCCCGTGTCGTTGAAGGAAACTGATCAGGCAGCTCTCGATCGCGGCTTGGCGAACATTCAGAAGAACTATGCAAGCTCGGTGAAGCGCGGACGATTTACGCAGCAGTTCGTAGAAGAACGGCTGAAACTGATTCGACCGACGCTCCTCTACGACGACTTTGGACCGGCTGACATGGTAATCGAAGCTGTCTTTGAAGGCATGGCTCTCAAGAAACAGGTGTTTGGTGAACTGGATCGCATCTGCAAACCCGGCGCGATTCTTGCCAGCAATACATCGACCCTGAATATCGACGAGATCGCGTCGGCAACCTCGCGGTCCGAGTTCGTAATTGGGACGCACTTTTTCAGTCCAGCAAACGTAATGCGGCTGTTGGAGGTCGTCCGCGGGAAGGAGACCAGCAAATCCGTAGTTGCCACGTGCATGCAGCTATCCCGGAAGCTCGGAAAGATTGGAGTGCTCGTCGGTAATTGCCGGGGCTTTGTCGGAAACCGAATGTTTCATCCTTACATTCGTGAAGCCACGTTCCTGGTGGAGGAGGGAGCAAGCGTCGAAGCTGTGGACAAAGCGCTTTATGACTTCGGAATGGCCATGGGACCCCTCGCAACCGGTGATTTGGCAGGTCTCGATGTTGGCTGGCGCATCCGCAAGGAATACCGCCATCTGGAGAAGCCGGGTATACGACAGGCCTTCGCAGCCGATCGGGTGTGCGAACTTGGTCGCTACGGTCAGAAGACCGGGGCCGGTTGGTACAAGTACGACGAGAACCGCCGCTCTAGTCCCGATCCAGAGGTGGCGGATCTGGTCCGCAAATGGTCAGCAGAGGCCGGCATCGCTCAGCGCGAAATCTCGCCGCAGGAGATCATCGACCGTTGCATTTATGCCCTGGTCAATGAGGGTGCGCGCATTCTCGACGAAGGCTTCGCATTGCGAGCGGTGGACATCGACATTATCTACATCAACGGATATGGCTTTCCTCCATATCGAGGCGGCCCAATGTGGTACGCGGATACCGTTGGCCTGAAGAACGTCTATGAACGCGTCAACGAGTTCCATCGCACTCACGGAGAACTCTGGACCCCTGCCCCGCTTTTGAAACGATTAGCGGAGGAAGGCCGAAGATTCGCGGACTTTAACCGGGAGCAGGGCGTGACGGCGGCTTAAAACGCAGGGCCCTAGCGACCTGCTTCACCCTAACCTGGAAATTTGGCGCAGCATTTCTCAGTTCAGGAGGACTCGTGGCAACTACTACGGAAACCATTCGCAAAGCCACTGGCGGCAGCTTTCTCTTCCAGGACATCGAGGCCGGTCGCGTCTTCACGTACGAAGATTTGACTGACGAGCATCTCGATATCGGGCGCACGGTCGATGCCTTCTGGGCCACTGAGGTTGAGCCCCATCTCGACGGCATCCGGCACCAGGAGCCCGGTCTCGCGCTCAAGGTGCTGCGGAAAGCGGCCGAGCTGGGACTCACTGCCCTCTCGATCCCGGAACGATTTGGCGGGATGGAGATGGATTTAACGTCGGCGATGGTGGTCGCCGAGCACTTGGGCAAAGACGGATCTTATGCAGGTTGGCAGTCCACGCATACCGGAATCGGCACTCTGCCCTTGGTGTTCTTTGGCAACGAAGACCAGAAACGGAAATATCTTCCAAAGCTAGCCAAGGTGGAAATGCTCGCGGCATATGCGCTTACCGAGCCATTGGCGGGTTCAGACGCGCTGGCTGCACGCACTCGAGCCGACCTCAGCGAAGACGGCAAGCACTATATCCTGAACGGGCAGAAGATGTGGATCACCAACGGCGGAGCCGCCGATCTCTTCACCGTCTTTGCCAAAGTTAGCGGAGAGAAGTTCACCGCATTCCTGGTCGAGCGCAAGTTCCCTGGCGTAAGCAGCGGCGCAGAAGAACAGAAGATGGGCATCAAAGGCAGCTCCACTACCGCCGTTTATTTCGACAATGTCCGGATTCCTGTAGAGAACGTCCTGGGAGAGATTGGGCGCGGCCATGTCATCGCGTTCAACATCCTTAACGTGGGACGACTGAAGCTCGGGCCCGCCGTACTCGGCAAATCAAAGCACATTTTGGGAATCTGTCTCAAGTACGCCAAGCAGCGCAAGGCCTTCGGTTCTGCAATCGCCGAGTTTGGCGCCATGCAGCATAAGCTCGCCGAGATGGCGATCAGAATCTATGCTGCGGAGTCGATGACCTGGCGCGTGGTTGGTTCGGTCGAGGAGCATTTGCGGGACAGTTCATCCGCTTTGGATCCTGCGCGCGCGCAGATGAAAGCCCTCGAAGAGTTTGCTACGGAGTGCTCGATGGTCAAGGTGTATGCCTCCGAGACTCTCGATTATGTGGTGGACGAGGGCGTGCAAATTCATGGCGGCTATGGCTTTCATCAGGACTACACGGTGGAACGCGCGTACAGGGACTCCCGCGTCAATCGCATCTTTGAAGGCACCAACGAAATCAATCGCCTCATCATCACGGGTATGTTGCTCAAACGCGCAGCCCGCGGAGGATTGGAGCTGATCCCCGCTGCTCGAGCGGCGATCAACGAAACCCTTGCTCACGGGCATCCGGCACGCAGTGAAGTCAGCAACGATGAGTTGGTTCATAACGCAAAAAAGATTGCACTGCTGACCATCGGACTTGCCCATGAGAAGTACTCTGACGAATTGGAAAAGCAGCAGGAGATCGTAATGAGTATCTCCGACATCTTGATGGACGCCTATGCCATGGAATCCACACTGCTGCGGACCATGAAACTCGGAGTCGATGCCGCCAACGCCACTGACATGTGCTCCGTCATCCTTCGCGACGCAATGACGCGAATCGAGACGGCGGCGCGCAATGTCCTGGGCGCCTGCTCCGAAGGCGCAGCCCTGCGCAACAACATGAGTGCGCTGCGCAACCTGGCGCAGCATGAACCGATTGATGCCGTCCAAACTCGCAGAAGGATTGCGCGGAGACTCATCGATGAAGAACGCTACGTTGTCTGAAACACATACCTCGACGCCGAGCCAACAGAACACAATGACCGACCTTACCGGCCACGATATTCAACTTGCCTCTCGCCCGAAAGGCTGGCCGTCGCTTGATAATTTCAGCCTGGTCGAGACCAAAGTTCCACCGCCGGCTGATGGACAAGTGCGCGTGCGCAACCTGTTCATGTCAGTCGATCCCTACATGCGTGGGCGCATGAAGGAAGCGAAGTCCTACGTGCCCTCGTTCCAATTGGGGAAGACGCTCGAAGGAAGCGCGATTGGCGAAGTGCTGGAATCTCGCATCGCGACGTTCCAGCCCGGCGACATCGTTAATTCCATCCTGGGATGGCGGGAATACTTCGTTTCCGACGAGCGCGGCGTACGAAAACTGGACAGGAACGTGCGCCCACTCTCCGCCTATCTGGGAATTCTGGGCACGCCGGGGATGTCTGCATGGGTGGGACTGAACCTTGTGAATGTCAAATCTGAAGATGTGGTATTCGTTTCCGGAGCGGCAGGCGCGGTAGGCAGCATGGCCGGACAATTGGCCAAATTGCGAGGGTGCAGAGTCATTGGCAGCGCGGGATCGCAAGAGAAGGTCAAGATCCTGACTAAGGAACTCGGCTTCGATGCCGCGTTCAACTACAAAGATGGGAACGTGTACGCGCAGCTCAAGAAGGCGCTGCCCGATGGAATCGACGTCTATTTTGACAACGTCGGTGGAGAGCACCTCGAAGCCGCCCTCTCAGCCCTGCGAACCAACGGACGTATCATCGCCTGCGGCGCAATCTCCATGTACAACGACGAAGTGCCCCCGCCCGGTCCTCGCAATCTTCCTCTGATCACGTCGAAGCGGCTCACGATGAAGGGGTTCATCGTCACCGACTGGCTCAACCACATACCGGAGTTCCTGAAAGAGGTTGGCGCGTACTGGGGACAAGGCAAGCTGAAGATGAAGGAGACCGTGGTCGAAGGAATCGAAAATGCTCCGCAAGCATTCTTAGACATGCTTCACGGCGGCAACGTCGGAAAGATGGTCGTAAAGCTGGGCTGACAATCTTCATCGAAGGGTAAGGAGGACGGCGTTTAACGGGTCAATTCTTCCCCCGGATCGTCGGGTTTAGCGCCCAAAGGTCTAGGGGGAGATTAGGGAGTATTCTTTGGGTGGAAGCAAGAATCGGGGGCCAGGGATTTCGACGGAGTCATCGGGAGATCATCTAAGGAAATTTCGGACGCTGCGGACGGTTCGGACCCAAAATTTCCCAGCGGGTGCTTCCACGACGTATCGCCTCACCTAGTCGCATCTCGGACTTCGGACGAAATGTGGGGTCGTCGGATCCGATTCACTTTTCGTGCTGCTCCAGTCCCGGTGGCGCTGTGCTAATCCACTCTTTAGCGAACAGTAAACCGATGACAAAGCATCTACCGATTGCAACACTGTGCCCAGTTTTGTGCCCACCACCAAACCTTACCGAGTGCTACCCAGTATTTGTGGGTAGTCTTAACCTATTGACGTGTGGGCTCAGTCGTCATTAGTCACACTTGGTGACACTACGTGCAAGTACGTGATTATTGGTGCGTCAAGTCCTCCGGAGCAATAGGTCGGGAGTTCGAATCTCTCCGGGCGCCGCCATTAAATTACAAACGACTTACGGTTTCGGCGGTTCCACTGCATCGTGGAATCGTAGAAACAATTTTTCCGCTGCAGCAACGATGTTGTCCTCTTCTGCCTTCTTCTTAAACGCGGACTTAACTTTTTCACTACCTGACCACAGCTCGCGCCCGGTTTTGGCTTCGTGAATCTTTAGCGTCACCGATGCTGACGAAAGATCTTTGCGCGCGCCGGTTGATTGCCGCGGCTTGCCGTCAGGAGTTGCATGGTCGGCTGTACTGCCGACCGTCACAGAGCCGCTTCCATAGGAAGTAACTTCAGCAATGAAATCTGCATTCGCTTCTGTATTCAACATGACGAATCGACCCCAACCCTGAATATCGGTATTTATCACGTCAAAAGGAATGTTGCTGCCGTGCTCGTTCTTAACGTACATGGACTTCCCAAAAGCAAGGCGCTCAGAAAACGTCGCGGAGAGAGCCTTGGGATTGGGGGCAGCTTGCTGCGCGGCAACGATCAGGGCGGTTTGACCCAGAATCTGAATCGCGATTATCTTCCGCAAAAGAAGGGGAACGTTCATAGAGTCTCCGCGTGTCTCGGGCAAAGTGTCTCAAACCGCTAGCGTTTGCAAGAAAATTCTTTCTCGATTATCGAAACACGTTTTCGCGGTGGAGAGCCCGGCTTATCAGGGGAACGGAATGAACCATGCTGCGCGTGTCAACTGAAGGATGGTCGACTCAGGGTGAGGTGGTGCTGGACGTTTACGCGCCTAACCTCTTGAGTGCCACGCCGGCAGGCGCGAAGTCACTGGCGCTGGCGCGGGCAACTTGATATGACTTGATTGCCCCGGTTGTGTCGCCGCTTTTTTCCAACACTTGTCCCAGCAGATAGTGGGCTCGAAACAGAGGAGCATCTTCCGACTTTTCGCCTTGATTGATGTAGCGCTGTAGGAGGGTCGCTGCCAGCGGCAGGTTGCGATTTACGCGAAGCAGCAAAGACGCGGAGTCGAAGAGAGCAGAGTCGTTCTTGGTATTTAGCTTTGCCGATTGCTGAATGGCTGCTTCCAGATCGTCGAGACGATTCATGCGCCGATAGAACGAAGCGAGATCTAAAATGCGGC
Above is a window of Terriglobales bacterium DNA encoding:
- a CDS encoding prolyl oligopeptidase family serine peptidase encodes the protein MTRITTKLAKCFGLAAMLLLCFVAAAQGQMIKGSLPDGATYLIEVPSPWNGILFLYSHGYVPPGSPNPAMDVGDPGTRAFMLANGFALAGSSYAHTGWAIQEALLDQIAVLDIFDASVGQPTRTIAWGHSLGGIITAGLIQQDPKRFDGALPMCGVLSGGVATWNTALDGAFAFKTLLAANTALQVVNITPQNTLGNLGLAEVLLAQAQATPQGQARIALGAALSDTPGWFTPLSPEPAPTDFASREMNQFLWSQQVDFPFAFALRAELEARAGGNVSWNTGVDYRKQFSHSVDKEEVEALYQAAGLDLNADLDALNDAKRISANEESVEYLENNIIFNGQIHIPVLTMHTTGDGLVVVENERAYKDVVDEAGNRHFLRQTFVHRAGHCTFTPAETVTAAKNLIARLDTGKWPQLDDDLLNAEASALGPLNVAPPAFVDFHPALYLRPFDALDECHQDSQDGECHRSKFEFRADE
- a CDS encoding long-chain-fatty-acid--CoA ligase — translated: MNVPLTPLRFLRYAEQQFPNKTAVVCRNERFSYSQFADRASRLAGALRTLGIESGDRVAFLSINCHRLLEAYFGVLEAGAVLLPLNVRLAPSEIAFILRDASPRVLFFEKVFLPLVESFRREVPTQKFILMDDPPAASWALSQSYEELIASATPHRIDIMQVNEDALAELFYTSGTSANSKGVMLSHRNVYLHALNGCLTFDPTREHVHLHTIPLFHANGWGSAHGITFIGGKHVMIQRWDCGELFRLIEEERVTGLALVPTIAIALVNSPERSKYDLSSLERITIGGAASSPTLIKEVEEKLGCTCYAGYGLTETSPTLSVAFTKAGCDWQGEERYRGQAMTGYAIPGSELRVVDADGNDVAPDGHSVGEIIARGDGVMMGYWNQPEATAQVLRDGWLYTGDLATIDENGYLLIVDRKKDIIISGGENISSLEIEKTLLAHPDVYEVAVIPVPDEKWGETPKALVVLKPQVKTTAQELLEFCASRMARYKCPRSVEFLEALPKTGTGKILKRQLREKYWGQGTLRPELAIRSS
- a CDS encoding 3-hydroxyacyl-CoA dehydrogenase NAD-binding domain-containing protein — translated: MRDLVQFITSHGIATITIDNPPVNALSPAVIDGLSHALEQLERDSAIQAAVLIGAGKTFIAGADIKEFGKMTAGESRGLALPALLNRIEDCSTPIVAAIHGSAFGGGLELALACHYRVSAPGSQLGQPEVKLGLIPGAGGTQRLPRLIGLQKAVEMCAEGNPVSTEEALNLGLVDRIIPGDLLTGATVFAREVAGHPAPKTRNRSEWPPTSGETAVLIAAARETARKKQRNWIAPTAAIDAVEASTTLPFDKGLELERKLFQDCLFSEQSKSLIHVFFGEREVAKIPDIPKGTPTIPVNSAAVVGAGTMGSGIAMVFANAGIPVSLKETDQAALDRGLANIQKNYASSVKRGRFTQQFVEERLKLIRPTLLYDDFGPADMVIEAVFEGMALKKQVFGELDRICKPGAILASNTSTLNIDEIASATSRSEFVIGTHFFSPANVMRLLEVVRGKETSKSVVATCMQLSRKLGKIGVLVGNCRGFVGNRMFHPYIREATFLVEEGASVEAVDKALYDFGMAMGPLATGDLAGLDVGWRIRKEYRHLEKPGIRQAFAADRVCELGRYGQKTGAGWYKYDENRRSSPDPEVADLVRKWSAEAGIAQREISPQEIIDRCIYALVNEGARILDEGFALRAVDIDIIYINGYGFPPYRGGPMWYADTVGLKNVYERVNEFHRTHGELWTPAPLLKRLAEEGRRFADFNREQGVTAA
- a CDS encoding acyl-CoA dehydrogenase family protein produces the protein MATTTETIRKATGGSFLFQDIEAGRVFTYEDLTDEHLDIGRTVDAFWATEVEPHLDGIRHQEPGLALKVLRKAAELGLTALSIPERFGGMEMDLTSAMVVAEHLGKDGSYAGWQSTHTGIGTLPLVFFGNEDQKRKYLPKLAKVEMLAAYALTEPLAGSDALAARTRADLSEDGKHYILNGQKMWITNGGAADLFTVFAKVSGEKFTAFLVERKFPGVSSGAEEQKMGIKGSSTTAVYFDNVRIPVENVLGEIGRGHVIAFNILNVGRLKLGPAVLGKSKHILGICLKYAKQRKAFGSAIAEFGAMQHKLAEMAIRIYAAESMTWRVVGSVEEHLRDSSSALDPARAQMKALEEFATECSMVKVYASETLDYVVDEGVQIHGGYGFHQDYTVERAYRDSRVNRIFEGTNEINRLIITGMLLKRAARGGLELIPAARAAINETLAHGHPARSEVSNDELVHNAKKIALLTIGLAHEKYSDELEKQQEIVMSISDILMDAYAMESTLLRTMKLGVDAANATDMCSVILRDAMTRIETAARNVLGACSEGAALRNNMSALRNLAQHEPIDAVQTRRRIARRLIDEERYVV
- a CDS encoding NADP-dependent oxidoreductase, with product MKNATLSETHTSTPSQQNTMTDLTGHDIQLASRPKGWPSLDNFSLVETKVPPPADGQVRVRNLFMSVDPYMRGRMKEAKSYVPSFQLGKTLEGSAIGEVLESRIATFQPGDIVNSILGWREYFVSDERGVRKLDRNVRPLSAYLGILGTPGMSAWVGLNLVNVKSEDVVFVSGAAGAVGSMAGQLAKLRGCRVIGSAGSQEKVKILTKELGFDAAFNYKDGNVYAQLKKALPDGIDVYFDNVGGEHLEAALSALRTNGRIIACGAISMYNDEVPPPGPRNLPLITSKRLTMKGFIVTDWLNHIPEFLKEVGAYWGQGKLKMKETVVEGIENAPQAFLDMLHGGNVGKMVVKLG